From the genome of Anoplopoma fimbria isolate UVic2021 breed Golden Eagle Sablefish chromosome 1, Afim_UVic_2022, whole genome shotgun sequence, one region includes:
- the rflnb gene encoding refilin B: MVGRLNLPNACEGDPLDMSCRADRGLDSPDSGLPPSPSPSAWLLPVSADKPGGVSPVSEDEGRGSLVPVLPSGSFQQLHPLSYGEGIALDPLPSKEIRFTSSVHYGSDRHFIQGVALQPTGQGLEHCRQTIMTVPHSTWRHYKTQLDFQPRHRPQCFKSTTIVYAKKTSALYTTELSYDCHRLAKRFFSSVELEAAGRRELPQ; this comes from the exons ATGGTCGGCAGGTTGAACTTGCCAAATGCATGTGAAGGAGATCCACTGGATATGAGCTGCAGGGCTGATAGAGGACTTGACAGCCCGGACTCCGGGTTACCCCCGAGCCCGAGCCCCAGCGCCTGGCTGCTGCCCGTGTCTGCGGACAAACCCGGGGGAGTGAGCCCGGTGTCCGAAGACGAGGGAAGGGGCTCCCTG GTTCCAGTTTTACCCTCTGGGTCCTTCCAGCAGCTACACCCATTGTCCTATGGGGAAGGAATAGCACTTGATCCATTACCGTCAAAGGAAATAAG ATTTACCTCATCCGTGCACTACGGCTCGGACCGCCACTTCATCCAGGGCGTGGCCTTGCAGCCTACGGGTCAGGGCCTTGAACACTGCAGGCAGACCATTATGACCGTGCCCCACAGTACCTGGCGCCACTACAAGACACAGCTGGATTTCCAGCCTCGCCATCGGCCACAGTGCTTCAAGAGCACCACCATTGTCTACGCTAAGAAAACCAGTGCCCTCTACACCACAGAGCTGAGCTACGACTGCCACCGGCTAGCCAAACGTTTCTTCTCCAGTGTGGAGCTGGAGGCGGCCGGTCGCAGAGAGCTCCCTCAGTGA
- the LOC129106796 gene encoding uncharacterized protein LOC129106796 isoform X2: MIRMETSNGNNTIMDMFEKGKVLKICAPMVRYSKLAFRSLVRKYDCDICFSPMIVASDFMRSVKARDSEFTTNESDRPLIVQFAAPDAQTLADAACVVAPFSDGVDLNCGCPQRWAMSAGFGACLINKPELVKDMVRHVRNQVDNPNYTASIKIRIHKDLRQTVDLCQKAESAGVSWITVHGRTAEERHQPVNYDAIKTIKDSVSIPVIANGDIKHLRDVESTYQLTGVDGRPSPEMTLQWTAVALFLYVEIGILVILCIPFISARRWQSIFQLRIWSCVARFWNKVFLTMIIILVVLFLDAVREVRKYSAKELGTGAKLQPNMFDHLHMKLFRAQRNLYISGFAVFLWLVMKRVVTLINQLASASGSTAAFQAQAENATKAAQKYNEDNELLKQTLMEGKGDKASAEGMELLRKEVEKLKEEVRTSGDALKNSESEVVVMKLQMDGLAREYERLLKEHQELQNLQDSGNKKDD, translated from the exons ATGATAAGAATGGAGACTTCTAACGGAAACAACACTATCATGGACATGTTTGAGAAGGGAAAGGTCCTGAAAATATGTGCACCAATGGTTCGATATTCAAA GCTTGCATTCAGGTCCTTGGTGAGGAAATACGACTGTGATATCTGCTTCAGCCCAATGATCGTTGCCTCTGACTTCATGCGATCTGTCAAAGCCAGGGACAGTGAATTCACCACCAATGAGA GTGACCGGCCCTTGATAGTGCAGTTTGCGGCCCCTGATGCCCAGACTCTGGCTGATGCAGCCTGTGTGGTGGCTCCTTTCTCAGATGGAGTTGACCTCAACTGTGGCTGTCCACAGAG atggGCTATGTCAGCCGGGTTTGGTGCATGCCTCATCAACAAGCCTGAACTTGTAAAAGACATGGTCAGACATGTCAGAAACCAAGTGGACAATCCAAACTATACAGCATCCATCAAAATAAG AATTCACAAGGACCTGAGGCAGACAGTGGATCTGTGCCAGAAGGCTGAATCAGCAGGTGTATCATGGATAACGGTCCACGGCCGCACAGCAGAAGAACGGCACCAGCCAGTCAACTATGACGCCATCAAGACAATCAAAGACAGCGTATCCATCCCTGTCATCGCCAATGGGGACATAAAGCACCTCCGTGATGTGGAGTCCACTTACCAGCTTACTGGTGTCGATGGTAG GCCCTCACCAGAGATGACGCTGCAATGGACTGCTGTGGCTCTCTTCCTCTATGTGGAGATCGGCATCCTTGTCATCCTCTGTATACCCTTCATCTCAGCCAGGAG aTGGCAGAGTATTTTCCAGCTGAGGATCTGGAGCTGTGTGGCAAGGTTCTGGAACAAAGTGTTTCTCACTATGATCATAATACTCGTTGTTCTCTTCCTTG ATGCTGTGCGCGAGGTGAGGAAATATTCAGCGAAAGAACTTGGCACAGGCGCCAAGCTGCAACCGAACATGTTTGATCACCTCCACATGAAGCTGTTCAGAGCCCAGAGGAACCTCTACATCTCTGGCTTCGCTGTCTTCCTCTGGCT GGTTATGAAGCGAGTGGTCACCTTGATTAACCAACTAGCATCAGCGTCTGGCTCTACGGCTGCTTTTCAGGCTCAGGCTGAAAATGCTACCAAGGCTGCCCAGAAATACAACGAGGACAACGAGCTGCTGAAACAG ACTCTGATGGAAGGCAAGGGTGATAAGGCTTCTGCAGAGGGCATGGAGCTGTTGAGAAAAGAGGTGGAGAAACTGAAAGAAGAAGTGAGGACCTCTGGAGATG CACTGAAGAACTCTGAGTCAGAGGTCGTGGTAATGAAGCTGCAGATGGATGGCCTCGCCAGGGAGTATGAGAGACTGCTGAAAGAACATCAGGAGCTCCAG aatCTTCAAGATAGTGGAAACAAAAAAGACGACTAG
- the LOC129106796 gene encoding tRNA-dihydrouridine(20a/20b) synthase [NAD(P)+]-like isoform X1 has translation MIRMETSNGNNTIMDMFEKGKVLKICAPMVRYSKLAFRSLVRKYDCDICFSPMIVASDFMRSVKARDSEFTTNESDRPLIVQFAAPDAQTLADAACVVAPFSDGVDLNCGCPQRWAMSAGFGACLINKPELVKDMVRHVRNQVDNPNYTASIKIRIHKDLRQTVDLCQKAESAGVSWITVHGRTAEERHQPVNYDAIKTIKDSVSIPVIANGDIKHLRDVESTYQLTGVDGVMAARGLLTNPAMFSGYEDTPLECIWDWVDIAIEQGTQFTCFHHHLIYMLERLAPSLRGKCLIL, from the exons ATGATAAGAATGGAGACTTCTAACGGAAACAACACTATCATGGACATGTTTGAGAAGGGAAAGGTCCTGAAAATATGTGCACCAATGGTTCGATATTCAAA GCTTGCATTCAGGTCCTTGGTGAGGAAATACGACTGTGATATCTGCTTCAGCCCAATGATCGTTGCCTCTGACTTCATGCGATCTGTCAAAGCCAGGGACAGTGAATTCACCACCAATGAGA GTGACCGGCCCTTGATAGTGCAGTTTGCGGCCCCTGATGCCCAGACTCTGGCTGATGCAGCCTGTGTGGTGGCTCCTTTCTCAGATGGAGTTGACCTCAACTGTGGCTGTCCACAGAG atggGCTATGTCAGCCGGGTTTGGTGCATGCCTCATCAACAAGCCTGAACTTGTAAAAGACATGGTCAGACATGTCAGAAACCAAGTGGACAATCCAAACTATACAGCATCCATCAAAATAAG AATTCACAAGGACCTGAGGCAGACAGTGGATCTGTGCCAGAAGGCTGAATCAGCAGGTGTATCATGGATAACGGTCCACGGCCGCACAGCAGAAGAACGGCACCAGCCAGTCAACTATGACGCCATCAAGACAATCAAAGACAGCGTATCCATCCCTGTCATCGCCAATGGGGACATAAAGCACCTCCGTGATGTGGAGTCCACTTACCAGCTTACTGGTGTCGATG GTGTGATGGCTGCGCGGGGATTGCTTACAAACCCTGCTATGTTCTCCGGCTATGAGGACACTCCTTTAGAGTGTATATGGGACTGGGTGGACATCGCTATTGAGCAGGGCACTCAATTCACCTGCTTCCACCACCATCTTATCTACATGCTGGAGAGGTTAGCTCCCAGCCTGAGAGGAAAGTGTTTAATTCTTTAA
- the LOC129090591 gene encoding solute carrier organic anion transporter family member 1C1-like yields the protein MFLVALSFAYFSKALSGSYMKSTITQLERRFDIPSYLIGVIDGSFEIGNLLVIAFVSYFGAKLHRPKIIAVGCVLMSIGTFIIALPHFIIGRYEFETSVRWVVNSTLNPSPCPVGSDLTQGGKLPQVPATGCEGDSNLSMWIYVLLGNVLRGIGETPVQPLGISYIDDFATEENAALYVGCVQTISVVGPVFGYLLGSLCAKIYVDIGFVKLETITITPSDSRWVGAWWLGYLIAGVITLFSAIPFWFLPRSIPISRPQGPEKCTPEQTSFIKDPSLLKHKYPADENTTFIEMAKDFIPTLRTLLGHPVYLIYLCVTVIQLNSLIGMVTYKPKFIEQHFRQSASKANFLMGVINIPAVALGMFSGGLLMKRFKLNIMGAARFAFGTSLIGYILSLFFFAMSCENAMVAGVTLSYNSMDRTSYDKHSAFAACNSDCFCSTSDWDPVCGGNGITYVSPCLAGCSTSAGSGKNTVFSNCSCVGVAGNFTASTGQCPHKDDCDRMFPYFLGLSVVTSFIISLGGTPGYMILIRCIKPQLKSLALGFHALATRTLAGIPAPIYFGAIIDTTCLKWGQKRCGGIGACRIYNTTAYRIAYLGLTLGLRTISFIICIPGFILLGRQLREEERNAIHGDLANGGTELEALRKEEFVTLNSDQSQQTPDNSTDRETRL from the exons ATGTTTCTGGTGGCTTTGTCATTTGCCTATTTTTCAAAGGCTCTGTCGGGGAGCTACATGAAGAGCACAATAACTCAGCTGGAAAGGCGCTTTGACATCCCCAGTTACCTAATAGGTGTCATTGACGGGAGCTTCGAGATAG GTAACCTGTTGGTGATAGCTTTCGTCAGTTACTTTGGGGCCAAGCTCCATCGGCCAAAGATCATTGCAGTGGGTTGTGTACTGATGTCCATTGGCACCTTCATTATCGCTCTGCCTCACTTCATCATCGGACG CTATGAATTCGAGACATCGGTGCGGTGGGTAGTGAACTCAACATTAAACCCCTCACCCTGTCCGGTGGGCTCAGACCTGACTCAAGGTGGCAAACTACCTCAAGTGCCAGCCACAG GTTGTGAGGGTGACTCCAACCTGTCTATGTGGATCTATGTGCTCCTGGGAAATGTCTTGCGGGGGATTGGAGAGACGCCTGTTCAGCCTCTTGGGATCTCTTATATTGATGATTTTGCTACTGAGGAGAATGCCGCGCTATATGTTG GCTGTGTGCAGACCATTTCAGTGGTTGGACCTGTGTTTGGCTACCTGTTAGGCTCCCTTTGTGCCAAAATCTATGTGGACATTGGATTTGTAAAACTGG AAACCATCACCATCACCCCATCAGATTCTCGCTGGGTGGGGGCCTGGTGGCTGGGCTACCTCATAGCTGGGGTCATCACCCTGTTCTCTGCTATCCCATTCTGGTTTCTGCCCCGCTCAATACCCATATCCAGGCCCCAGGGCCCAGAGAAATGCACGCCAGAGCAGACAAGTTTCATTAAAGACCCCTCTCTTCTGAAACACAAGTATCCCGCAGACGAAAATACTACTTTCATAGAGATGGCCAAAG ACTTTATTCCAACCCTGCGAACTCTGCTGGGACACCCTGTGTATTTGATCTACCTGTGTGTGACAGTCATCCAGCTGAACTCTCTCATCGGCATGGTCACCTACAAGCCCAAGTTTATCGAGCAGCACTTCAGGCAGTCTGCCTCAAAGGCCAACTTTCTCATGG GTGTAATCAATATCCCAGCTGTGGCCCTGGGGATGTTTTCTGGAGGTCTACTGATGAAGAGGTTTAAGCTGAACATCATGGGGGCAGCCAGGTTTGCCTTTGGCACATCTCTGATCGGTTACATCCTGTCGCTGTTCTTCTTTGCAATGAGCTGCGAAAATGCCATGGTAGCCGGTGTGACACTTTCATACAACAG CATGGATAGGACATCTTATGACAAACACTCAGCATTCGCAGCCTGCAACTCAGACTGTTTTTGTTCAACGAGTGATTGGGACCCCGTCTGTGGAGGGAATGGAATCACATATGTTTCTCCCTGTCTTGCTGGCTGCAGCACCTCTGCTGGCTCAGGGAAAAACACA GTCTTCTCTAACTGTAGCTGTGTTGGTGTGGCTGGTAATTTTACGGCCAGTACAGGTCAGTGCCCTCACAAGGACGACTGTGACAGGATGTTCCCGTACTTCCTGGGTCTCTCTGTCGTCACTTCCTTTATCATCTCCCTTGGTGGCACACCAGGCTACATGATTCTCATCAG GTGCATCAAACCACAGCTAAAATCTTTGGCGTTGGGTTTCCATGCTCTGGCAACACGTACCCTCG CAGGGATCCCAGCACCGATTTACTTTGGAGCAATCATTGACACCACATGCCTAAAATGGGGTCAGAAAAGGTGTGGAGGCATAGGAGCCTGTAGGATCTACAACACCACTGCATACAG GATAGCATACCTGGGTCTGACTCTGGGCCTGCGGACTATCTCGTTCATTATTTGCATCCCGGGCTTCATTCTACTCGGTCGacagctgagggaggaggaaagaaatgcCATCCACGGTGATCTGGCCAATGGCGGAACAGAGCTGGAGGCACTCAGGAAGGAAGAGTTTGTGACTTTGAattctgaccaatcacaacaaacGCCAGACAACAGCACAGACAGGGAGACACGTCTGTGA